Sequence from the Streptomyces sp. R33 genome:
CGTCAGATCTCCGACGCCCATGTCGACGCACTCGTCGCGCTCGACCCGATCACCGGGACGTACCTCGGCACGTCCGTCGGCGCCGGGAGACTGCCCGACTACTCGCCCGACGGGGCCCTGGCCGAGGCCGGGCTCGCGCGCGAGACCCTCGTACGGCTCGCCGCCCACACGGACGGCGGCGCCGACGTCGAGCGGCGGTGCGCGCGGCTGCTGCGGGAACGGCTCGAGGCGGAACTCGCCCAGTACGACGCCGGCGAGCACCTGCGCGCCGTGAACAACATCTCCTCGCCCCTGCACCGGGTGCGCAAGGTCTTCGCCCTGATGCCGACCCGTACGCCCGAGGACTGGGCGGCGGTCGCGGAAAGGCTGCGTGCCGTGCCCGGGTGCCTGAGCGGCTACCGGGCCTCCCTCGCCGAGGGCGCGCGGCGCGGAACGACCGCGGCGCCCCGACAGGTACGGGCCAACGTGGCACAGCTGGAGGAGTGGCTGGGTACCGGGGGCGGCGGATTCGGCCGGCTGGCTTCCGGTGCGCCGCCGCACATGGGGGCCGAGGTGGGGGCCGCGGCGCGGGTGGCGGCGCGGGCCTTCGCGGAGCTGGGGGAGTGGTTCCGGCAGGAGTACGGTGCGCAGGCCACCGGCGCGGGTGCCGAGGACGCCGTCGGGCGCGAGCGCTACGGCCGCTTCGCGCGCTACTACACCGGCGCGGACCTCGACCTCGACGAGGCGTACGCGTACGGCTGGGAGGAGTTCCACCGGCTGCTGCCCGAGATGCGGGCCGAGGCGGAGCGCATCTTGCCCGGTGGCCAGGATCCGTGGGTCGTGCTGGCCTGGCTCGGGGAGCACGGCAGGAGCGTCCACGGCGTGGAGGAGACCAGGCTGTGGCTCCAATCGCTGATGGACGAGGCCGTGGAGGCCCTGGACGGGCGGCACTTCGACATCGCCGAGCCGGTCCGGCGCGTGGAGTCGTGCATCGCGCCGCCCGGTGGCGCGGCGGCCCCGTACTACTCGCAGCCGTCCCTCGACTTCGCGCGTCCGGGCCGGACCTGGCTGCCCACGCTGGGCCGGACCCGCTTCCCCACCCACAACCTCGTGTCCACCTGGTACCACGAGGGTTTCCCCGGGCACCATCTCCAGCTGGGACACTGGACGTTCGTCGCGGCCGACCTCTCCCGCTACCAGACCAAGGTCGCCAAGGTGAGCGCCACCACCGAGGGCTGGGCCCTGTACGCCGAACGCCTCATGGACGAACTGGGGTTCCTCACCGACCCCGCCCACCGGCTGGGCCATCTCGACGCCCAGATGATGCGGGCCGTCCGCGTCGTGATCGACATCGGCATGCACCTGCAGCTGCGCATCCCCGCCCACTCGCCGTTCCGGCCCGGAGAGCGGTGGACTCCCGCGCTGGCACGGGAGTTCCTCGGCCGCTACTCGAGCCGGCCCCCGGCCTACCTGGACAGCGAGATCATCCGCTACCTGGGCAGGCCCGCCCAGGCCATCTCGTACAAACTCGGCGAACGGGCCTGGCTGGAGGGACGGGAGCGGGCCCGGGCCAAGCAGGGCCCGGACTTCGACCTCAAACGCTGGCACATGGCCGCGCTCTCGCTCGGCTCACTCGGCCTCAGGGATCTGAGCGACGAACTCGGATCCCTGTAGGCACTTCGTGACTAGGGGGTGTCGTCAAAGTAGCGTCGTCCGCCCGTGAGGGCGGGGCCGGCGGGGTCTGGTGCGTGTGATCGCAAGGCGGAGGAGGGAGGCGACGCTCGCGTCGTCGACCGACGACAACGCCGCGAGCGCGCGTGCCAGACCCCGCCGGCCAGACGGGACTTTGACGACACCCCCTAGGGGCGCGCCGCGGTGTGTTCGAGGATGGTGCGGACCTCGGCGGTGATCGCGGTCTCGTTCCGCTCGAACTCGGGGCCGGTCAGCAGGTTCGGGTCCGCCGGGAGGCCGGTGAGGACCGGGGTGTGCAGGTGACCGCCGGGCAGCTGCGGGGCGAGGTCGCCGCGGAGGCGGTTGGAGCGGTAGGCCACCTCGTTCGACAGGTAGCCGCCCCCGCCGCCCTCCACCGCGCGCGAACCCGGCGTCGGGCCGTCCTCGCGGTCCACGGGTGCGGTGGCGCCCGCCGGGATCTCGGTGACGGCGGTGTTCAGGAGCACGGGGTACGGGCTCTGGACGGCGCCGGTCGCCGCGGCGGTCGGGAGCGTGGTCCGGATGAACTCGGCGCCCGGGGCGAGGCCGGGAGCGGTCACGGGGTGCTCGCGCGTGCCGCCGGAGAGGGAACCGGTGTTGTCGGGGTACGGATCCGCCGACCGGGACCGGCCGGCCCAGGCCTCCAGGGTGAAGAGGCCGGGGTAGCCCTGGCTGATGGTGGTGATGACGTCCGCCGCGCCGGGGCCGCCGGGAGCGCCGGCCAGGCGCGGGGCGAAGGCCCGCTCCACGATGCCGGCGTCGAAGTCGGCGTACCGCACGGGCAGGACGACGGCCCGGATCTCGGCGGGGCTGCCGTCGGCGAGGGTGATGCGGCGGCCGTTGAGCCGCAGGGCGGCGGAACCGGAGGGGTTGGCGCGGCGGAGCTCGGCGTCCAGACCGAAGGGGTCGAAGCCGCTGATGAACACGCGCCGTACGCCCGGAGCGGTCCGGAAGGCGTTGTCGGTGAGGCCGCGGGAGGCATCCTCGAAGCGGGCGCGCAGCGCGGTACGGTCGGCGGCGAAGGCGGGCTCCCAGCGGGCGAGCGCGGTGGTCATCGCCAGCCGGGTCCAGTACAGCGGCCGGTCGTCCCCGGCCGGGAGGTCACCGCCGGGCCGCTGCCCCTGGGCGCGGCGTACGGCGGACTGCCAGAGGGCCCCGCCCCAGCTGTCGAGCAGCCGCTCGGCCTCCGCGGGGCTCCGGACCCCGCACAGCGCGGCCGGAAAACGCCGTACGAAGTCCCCGAACCCGGCGCGCTCGACGAGGGCCGTGGTCCGCGCGTCCTCGAGCCGCGCCTGCTCGGCGTCGAGGGGCGCGGAGGGCGCGGTGCGGCAGGAGGAGGCGTCCTGTGCGTGCGCGGGTGCGGTGACGGCCAGGGGGAGGAGGGTGGCAAGAAGGACCGCGAAGGACGCGGCACGCCGTAAGAGCATCATGCAATGTGACATTACGCAGATAGGGCCAGCTCCCGACAGACGCCTTTCCGGTCACTCCGGCACAGGTGTGTCGCGCCGCCGCCGATGCAGCGTCGCGTCGAGGGCGGCAGACAGTTCGGGGATCGAAGGCCTCGCCGCCGGCTCGGGCAGCAGGCACCCGTCGATGGCCGCAGCCAGGGCGCGCGGGAGGCGCCGGCGGGCGGTCACCGGCGGGGCCGCCTCTTCGAGCTGCGGAAACCAGTCCGCGCCCCCGGTGTCCGTCGTGCCGTCGACCGTGTCGCCAATGTCGAACGGCACGTCGCCAGTGGCGAGTTCGTACAGCGTGATGCCGATGCCCCAGACGTCGGCCGCCGCCGACAGGGGTCCCCCGCACGCCTGTTCGGGGGCCAGGTAGCCGAACGTGCCCACGCCCGGCGGGGCGATGCCGGGCGGGCGGGCGACACTGAGGTCGAGCACTTTCGCGTGACCGCATTCCACCACGACGTTGGACGGCTTCAGGTCCAGGTGCAGCAGGCCCTGCCCGTGCAGGTAGTGCATCGCGGAGCACAGCTGCACGCCCAGGACGGCCACGTCCTCGGCGGCTGCCCGCCGGGGCAGACGGCCGATGAGGTGGGACAGCGTCTCCCCCGTCAGCGTTTCGAGGACGACGAGCGGCTCGGGAGACTCGAAGCTCTCGTACGCGCGGACCAGATGCGGATGCGTGAAGCGCCGGAGCCAGCGGCCCTCACGGACGAGCCGCTCTCCCAGCCGCGGATCGTCGCGGCAGTCGGGGCGCAGGACCTTCACCACGCACCGGCAGTCCCGTTCCTCGCTCCAGGCGTCGTAGAGGTCGAGCCAGCCGGTCCGGGCCAGGTGCGCCAGGACCTCGTACCCCGGCGCGGGGGACGTGCCGGGTGCGAGGGGCGGGGCCACGGGCCGGGTGGCGGTGGCAGGGCTCATGACCGGACCTTCGGGCTCACGACAGGACCTTCAGGGCGGTCGCGGCCGTGGGCGCGTCGGCCCCGGGCGCACCGCCGTTCGCGCGGTGCAGGCGGGCATAGGCACCGCCCCGGCGGAGCAGCTCCTCGTGCGTGCCGCACTCGACGACCCGGCCCCGGTCCAGGACCACCGTGGACGTCGCGTCGCGCACGGTGAGCAGGTTGTGCGAGATCACGACGGTGGTCCGCCCGGCCATCAGCCGGCGCAGCGGTTCCATGATCCGGCGGCCCGACTCGGCGTCCAGGCCGGTGGTCGGTTCGTCCAGGAGCAGTACGGGCGCGTCCCTGACCATGGCGCGGGCGATCGCCAGGCGCTGTGCCTGCCCGCCGGACAGCGTCCGGCCCCGCTGGCCCACCACGGTGTCGTAGCCCTCGGGGAGCAACCGGATGAACCCGTCGGCGTCGGCCGCGCGGGCCGCGGCCACGATGTCCGCCTCCGTTGCGCCGGGCCGGCCGTAGGCGATGTTCTCCCGTACGGTGCCGTGGAAGACGAGCGTCTCCTGCAGCACGACCGCGACGTTCTCGCGCAGTTCGGACAGCCGCAGCTCCCGCAGATCGGTGCCGTCGAGGAGGACCGCCCCCTGGTCCGGGTCGTAGAAGCGCAGTTGCAGCTTCCCGATCGTGGACTTGCCCGCGCCGCTCGCACCGACCAGCGCCAGCGTGGTACCGGGCTCCACGCGCAACGAGACGTCGCGCAGGGCCCACCGCGACGTGCCCGGATAGCGGAAGGAGACGCCGCGGAACTCGACATCACCCCGGGCGCGCCCGATCCTGCGGGCACGTGCGGCCTCCACCTCGACGACCTGTGGGCGCTGGTCGAGCAGTTCGATGATCCGCTCGGCCGAAGCGGACGCCGCGTAGAAGGTGGTCGTGAGCTGCGACAGGTCGCGGATCGGGCTGTAGAGCTTGCTCAACAGGGCGATGAAGACCAGTAGTCCGCCCAGCGTGAGCTGCCCCTGCGCCAGCTTCCACGTACCGAGGCCCATCACTGCCAGCGCGCCGGTCAGTTCGATCACCTCGACGACCGGGCCGTAGACGGAACGGATCCGGGCCGAGACCATCTCCGCGCGGAACCGGCCCATGCTCTCGCGGGCGAACCGGCCTTCCTCCGTCCCCTGCCGGTTGTACGCCTGCACCAGCGCGATGTTGCCGAGCGACTCCTCGGCTATCGCGCTGATCGAGCCGCTGCGCCGGCGCCGCTCCCGGGACGCGGCCCTGACCAGCCGGGAGAAGCGCCGGGCCGAGGCCCAGAAGAGCGGCACGATGATCAGCGCGAGGAGGGTCAGGTCCCAGCTCAGGTAGAAGAGCAGGCCGAGGAAGACGCCCAACTGGATGACGTAGTAGAGGGCGTTGGCCACTCCGGAGAGGAGGAACGTCTCGATCGCGTCGACATCGCCGGTGATGCGCGAGAGTACGTCCCCCAGCCGCCGCCGTTCGAAGAACCCGAGCGAGAGCCCCTGGACGTGCCGGTAGACGTCCGAGCGCAGGGCCAGCAGGAAGCGCTCGCCGACCCAGGTGGACATCACGTCGTCGGCGAACTCCAGAACCCCGGACAGGACGACGAGTCCCAGGTAGGCGAGTGCGATCCAGAGGAAGGGGCGCAGATCGCGCGGAACGAGGACCTCGTCCACCACGATCTTGAAGAGCCAGATCTCGGCCGCGTCGATGAGGGGGCCGATCATGCTGAAGAGGAGGATCGGGAAGAGCCAGCGCCGGCCGCCGCGCGTGTACGGCCAGAACCGCCGGAAGGCCTCACGCGGAGCGACCGGCGGCGCGGCGGCGACGACCGCATCGGGATCATCGGCCACCGACAGCAGCCGGTGCAGCGCATGCCACGCGAGACGCCTCATGGACGCGGTCCTCAAGGATTGCCGGCTGGGCGGTGCTAGGAGCGGGGTCCGCCCAGCCGTTCTCGGCGGTCAGCAGCCGCGACCGTGGCGGCCGTTGTTGCCGTGGTGGCCGTTGTTGCCGTGGTCCGTGTTGCGGTGGCGACGGTGCCGGCGCCTGCCGGTGGTGTCGTCGTGCCCCGAGGTCCAGTCCCTCTTTCCGTGACGGCGGTTTGCTGGGATGAGATGAGTGAAGATCGCCATGAGCTTTCCTCCTGGAGAGGCTTCTACAGGGGCATACGGTCCAGACGCTCCGGGAGATTGCCCTTTCCGGAAAAAATCTTCCTCCCGCCGCGGACGGCGCCCACGAGTGGGTGAATCGGCCCCCTTCGGGCCCGTCTGGTATGGGATGGCCCGGCACACCCTCATCCGATGGGAGACCCCACATGAAGATCCGTACTCTGGCCGTTGCGGCCTGTCTGGTCGTTGGTGCGACGCTGGGCGGGATCGGCAGCGCTTCCGCCGATGCCTCGGCCGAGGGCTATGCCATCGGCTCGCCGGGCATCCTCTCGGGCAACGTCGTCCAGGTGCCGATCCACATCCCGATCAACATCTGCGGCAACAGCATCAACGTCATCGGGGTGCTGAACCCGACCGCCGGCAACATCTGCATCAACCACTGACACACGCCCCGCATGCGGTGTCACCGGTCCCGTCCGGTGACACCGCCCGGCGTTACGGGACCCCGCGGATGCGGCGGACCAGTACCGACCCCGCCAGCGCCAGGGCCCCCGCGAACGCGTACAGCGCCGTGTACCCGCCGAAGTGGGTGACCACCGGCGCGGCGATCACCGGAGCCAGCACCTGGGGCAGCGCATTGGCGATGTTGATGACGCCGAGGTCCCGGCCCCGGTCCTCCGCCGTCGGCAGCACGTCCGTCAGCAGGGCGAAGTCCACCGACGTGTAGACGCC
This genomic interval carries:
- a CDS encoding DUF885 domain-containing protein, coding for MLRHQRELPRQISDAHVDALVALDPITGTYLGTSVGAGRLPDYSPDGALAEAGLARETLVRLAAHTDGGADVERRCARLLRERLEAELAQYDAGEHLRAVNNISSPLHRVRKVFALMPTRTPEDWAAVAERLRAVPGCLSGYRASLAEGARRGTTAAPRQVRANVAQLEEWLGTGGGGFGRLASGAPPHMGAEVGAAARVAARAFAELGEWFRQEYGAQATGAGAEDAVGRERYGRFARYYTGADLDLDEAYAYGWEEFHRLLPEMRAEAERILPGGQDPWVVLAWLGEHGRSVHGVEETRLWLQSLMDEAVEALDGRHFDIAEPVRRVESCIAPPGGAAAPYYSQPSLDFARPGRTWLPTLGRTRFPTHNLVSTWYHEGFPGHHLQLGHWTFVAADLSRYQTKVAKVSATTEGWALYAERLMDELGFLTDPAHRLGHLDAQMMRAVRVVIDIGMHLQLRIPAHSPFRPGERWTPALAREFLGRYSSRPPAYLDSEIIRYLGRPAQAISYKLGERAWLEGRERARAKQGPDFDLKRWHMAALSLGSLGLRDLSDELGSL
- a CDS encoding pyroglutamyl peptidase — protein: MMLLRRAASFAVLLATLLPLAVTAPAHAQDASSCRTAPSAPLDAEQARLEDARTTALVERAGFGDFVRRFPAALCGVRSPAEAERLLDSWGGALWQSAVRRAQGQRPGGDLPAGDDRPLYWTRLAMTTALARWEPAFAADRTALRARFEDASRGLTDNAFRTAPGVRRVFISGFDPFGLDAELRRANPSGSAALRLNGRRITLADGSPAEIRAVVLPVRYADFDAGIVERAFAPRLAGAPGGPGAADVITTISQGYPGLFTLEAWAGRSRSADPYPDNTGSLSGGTREHPVTAPGLAPGAEFIRTTLPTAAATGAVQSPYPVLLNTAVTEIPAGATAPVDREDGPTPGSRAVEGGGGGYLSNEVAYRSNRLRGDLAPQLPGGHLHTPVLTGLPADPNLLTGPEFERNETAITAEVRTILEHTAARP
- a CDS encoding serine/threonine-protein kinase, which encodes MSPATATRPVAPPLAPGTSPAPGYEVLAHLARTGWLDLYDAWSEERDCRCVVKVLRPDCRDDPRLGERLVREGRWLRRFTHPHLVRAYESFESPEPLVVLETLTGETLSHLIGRLPRRAAAEDVAVLGVQLCSAMHYLHGQGLLHLDLKPSNVVVECGHAKVLDLSVARPPGIAPPGVGTFGYLAPEQACGGPLSAAADVWGIGITLYELATGDVPFDIGDTVDGTTDTGGADWFPQLEEAAPPVTARRRLPRALAAAIDGCLLPEPAARPSIPELSAALDATLHRRRRDTPVPE
- a CDS encoding ABC transporter ATP-binding protein translates to MRRLAWHALHRLLSVADDPDAVVAAAPPVAPREAFRRFWPYTRGGRRWLFPILLFSMIGPLIDAAEIWLFKIVVDEVLVPRDLRPFLWIALAYLGLVVLSGVLEFADDVMSTWVGERFLLALRSDVYRHVQGLSLGFFERRRLGDVLSRITGDVDAIETFLLSGVANALYYVIQLGVFLGLLFYLSWDLTLLALIIVPLFWASARRFSRLVRAASRERRRRSGSISAIAEESLGNIALVQAYNRQGTEEGRFARESMGRFRAEMVSARIRSVYGPVVEVIELTGALAVMGLGTWKLAQGQLTLGGLLVFIALLSKLYSPIRDLSQLTTTFYAASASAERIIELLDQRPQVVEVEAARARRIGRARGDVEFRGVSFRYPGTSRWALRDVSLRVEPGTTLALVGASGAGKSTIGKLQLRFYDPDQGAVLLDGTDLRELRLSELRENVAVVLQETLVFHGTVRENIAYGRPGATEADIVAAARAADADGFIRLLPEGYDTVVGQRGRTLSGGQAQRLAIARAMVRDAPVLLLDEPTTGLDAESGRRIMEPLRRLMAGRTTVVISHNLLTVRDATSTVVLDRGRVVECGTHEELLRRGGAYARLHRANGGAPGADAPTAATALKVLS
- a CDS encoding chaplin; translation: MKIRTLAVAACLVVGATLGGIGSASADASAEGYAIGSPGILSGNVVQVPIHIPINICGNSINVIGVLNPTAGNICINH